In Erigeron canadensis isolate Cc75 chromosome 1, C_canadensis_v1, whole genome shotgun sequence, a single window of DNA contains:
- the LOC122585818 gene encoding putative wall-associated receptor kinase-like 16 produces MHIQLLLITLIVVFAAYLGASSGQEVPACESSCGNVSITFPFGSGPGCYYSPDFLVTCNRSSGEPIPFFGTGNVVISNMSTSKSEMEIMAFVARDCYNTSGQAGGIRAWLRLRDFRVSTKNKFVAIGCDTQARVSGRRGNVSDGIGCISTCRRNSLIANGSCSGVGCCEASVPEGIRSYNITLRSFNNHRNIINFNPCSYGFFVEEGKFNFSTSNLRDFRSVEKMPMLLDWAIGDLTCDVASQNTSNFLCKGNSKCDQDYAGPGYRCNCVEGYEGNPYIENDCKNINECERGNHDCEHECIDTEGSYTCSCRKGYSGDGRRDGTGCTQDQSTLIKVVVGTSAAAILLLVFVTWLYFGLKRRKLVMLREKFFKQNGGLMLQQRISGDISSNDRAKVFTIEELKKATNNYDESRIIGKGGYGTVYKGILSDNRVVAIKKSKLADQTQAQIEQFINEVVILSQINHRNVVKLIGCCLETEVPLLVYEFIPNGTLSDHIHEKGNTLAITWDIRLRIATEAAEALSYLHSAASVPIIHRDVKPMNILLDDDYVAKVADFGASRLVPMDQIELATIVQGTLGYLDPEYLQTNQLTDKSDVYSFGVVLVELLTAKKALSFDRPEEERNLAMYFISSLKQGRLFHVLDQQLQLNEVPNEIIQVSRLAERCLRVRGDERPTMKEVAMELGGIMASMIQKHPWVQSSSNEDEAEHLLSKLNDDHFEHTNETNTNVNSSTFDSMNQHSILAISSGR; encoded by the exons ATGCATATACAATTATTACTAATAACATTAATAGTAGTTTTTGCAGCTTATTTGGGGGCATCAAGTGGTCAAGAGGTACCAGCTTGTGAGAGTTCATGTGGCAATGTTAGTATTACATTCCCATTCGGATCAGGTCCGGGATGCTACTACAGTCCCGATTTCCTAGTAACTTGTAACCGCTCATCTGGTGAGCCAATACCGTTCTTTGGAACAGGCAATGTTGTGATATCAAATATGTCAACGAGCAAGAGTGAAATGGAAATTATGGCATTTGTAGCGCGTGATTGCTATAACACTTCTGGTCAAGCAGGCGGAATCCGTGCATGGTTGAGGTTGAGGGATTTCAGAGTCTCAACCAAGAATAAATTTGTAGCCATCGGGTGTGATACACAAGCCCGTGTTAGTGGAAGAAGGGGGAATGTCTCCGATGGCATTGGATGTATTTCTACATGCAGGAGAAATAGCCTTATTGCAAATGGATCTTGTTCAGGAGTCGGGTGTTGTGAAGCATCAGTGCCTGAAGGAATCAGATCTTACAACATAACACTACGTAGCTTTAATAACCATAGGAACATAATAAATTTCAACCCTTGCAGCTATGGTTTCTTCGTTGAAGAAGGAAAATTTAACTTTTCCACCAGTAATCTGCGTGATTTTAGAAGTGTCGAAAAGATGCCCATGTTACTTGACTGGGCAATTGGTGACTTGACTTGTGATGTAGCAAGTCAGAACACTAGTAACTTCCTATGCAAGGGAAACAGCAAATGTGATCAAGATTATGCCGGTCCTGGATATCGTTGTAACTGCGTTGAAGGTTATGAAGGCAATCCCTATATTGAAAATGACTGCAAAA ATATTAATGAGTGTGAACGAGGAAATCATGATTGTGAACATGAATGCATTGATACCGAAGGAAGTTATACATGTTCTTGTCGAAAGGGCTACTCTGGAGATGGTAGGAGAGATGGAACAGGTTGCACTCAAGATCAATCAACCCTTATAAAGGTTGTTGTAG GTACCTCAGCTGCTGCTATATTACTGCTTGTATTTGTGACCTGGTTGTACTTTGGACTCAAGAGGCGAAAGCTTGTAATGCTTAGAGAAAAATTCTTTAAGCAAAATGGAGGACTAATGTTGCAGCAACGTATTTCTGGAGATATTAGTTCTAATGATCGGGCAAAAGTCTTCACCATCGAAGAGCTTAAGAAAGCAACAAACAACTATGATGAGAGCAGGATTATCGGCAAGGGTGGCTATGGCACGGTCTATAAAGGAATTCTATCTGATAACAGAGTAGTTGCCATTAAGAAGTCGAAATTAGCAGATCAGACGCAAGCCCAGATAGAGCAATTTATCAATGAAGTCGTTATCCTCTCTCAAATCAatcatagaaatgtggtgaaaCTGATTGGATGTTGTTTAGAAACTGAAGTTCCTTTACTAGTATATGAATTCATTCCAAATGGCACGCTCTCAGATCACATCCATGAAAAAGGCAACACGTTGGCTATTACATGGGACATCCGGTTAAGGATAGCAACAGAAGCAGCTGAAGCACTTTCATATTTGCACTCTGCAGCGTCTGTCCCAATTATCCATCGAGATGTCAAGCCGATGAATATACTATTGGATGATGATTATGTTGCAAAAGTAGCTGATTTTGGAGCATCTAGGCTAGTTCCTATGGATCAAATTGAGTTGGCCACTATAGTGCAGGGGACCCTAGGATACTTAGATCCTGAATATTTGCAAACGAATCAGTTAACAGATAAGAGCGACGTTTATAGTTTTGGGGTAGTACTGGTGGAACTCTTAACAGCAAAAAAGGCTCTTAGCTTTGACAGGCCAGAAGAAGAGAGGAACTTAGCCATGTATTTTATATCTTCTTTGAAACAAGGGAGACTATTCCATGTTCTTGATCAACAATTGCAGCTAAACGAAGTTCCTAACGAGATCATCCAAGTTTCAAGGCTTGCAGAAAGATGCTTACGTGTTAGAGGAGACGAAAGGCCTACTATGAAAGAAGTAGCTATGGAGCTTGGAGGAATAATGGCATCAATGATACAAAAGCATCCATGGGTACAAAGTAGTTCAAATGAAGATGAAGCTGAGCACTTACTTTCAAAACTAAATGATGATCACTTTGAACACACAAATGAAACCAATACCAATGTAAACTCAAGTACTTTTGATAGCATGAACCAACATAGTATTTTAGCCATTTCTAGTGGAAGGTAA